One Actinospica robiniae DSM 44927 genomic region harbors:
- a CDS encoding pilin — protein MLLSATSTPEPTVLAVASIPQVITNITNVVAGLLAGAATLSLTIGGLRHLLSAGDPGEVSAAKRAYKEAAFGYLIAVLAPALVALLKTVVGAS, from the coding sequence GTGCTGCTGTCCGCCACTTCCACCCCGGAGCCGACCGTGCTCGCGGTCGCCTCGATTCCGCAGGTCATCACCAACATCACCAACGTGGTCGCCGGGCTCCTGGCCGGCGCCGCCACGCTGTCGCTGACAATCGGCGGACTGCGGCACCTGCTGTCGGCCGGCGACCCCGGAGAGGTCTCCGCCGCCAAACGCGCCTATAAAGAGGCCGCGTTCGGCTACCTGATCGCAGTCCTCGCTCCCGCGCTGGTGGCCCTGCTCAAGACGGTCGTGGGGGCAAGCTGA